A portion of the Bombus terrestris chromosome 3, iyBomTerr1.2, whole genome shotgun sequence genome contains these proteins:
- the LOC100649919 gene encoding nose resistant to fluoxetine protein 6 yields MKCRRISWIWLSLLSLTSFYVSIQATTLDPVTMRQVLPVYAVLENADLLNSSRCQTQIDEFRNAVDNQILWALRALDTSGVPSGGFVIGNNHWLGDQESCKLFSENRTAFLSEKIRKNNSIYRNPNEEYSSFEFRFFIARARHNSTVQYHVEVEDEDLVTLGLCLPASCSIGDVATMLDKVFRNETLFIGKLFSIHFKLIEVSDLVDDHQWLHSAKMISIIGVLLSLCATVIAATLYDVFVHRKRLNKERGRLISIELENVREEKQETDNEKPAPPESAKRNRIGQHLLCFSFLTNVKEIFKREKSEDKLRLFYGLKTLTMVWIILGHLLFFGFHVMSNTWLVYTMDDNILSQIISNFTLSVDAFFFMSGFLLSYTFLKERQKYHGIPTIAKRMNEFFQKIVKRYIRLTPAYFVVMLITILNFTWDDHVSLLLTFEHPHTKCSKYWWTNILYINNFYRWDELCLTWSWYLPNDMQFFVFGSFLLTLSITHYNIAVGIGVVTLVSSIGSLFYTGYTLNYQPTLDEQYKTLTYFYIRPWCRIPPYLIGMATCQLLSKWNYKLHLSKKSLIVGWSLAILCNCSILFGLTNKNISLDLSVLYLALSRTGWALGIAWLVVACTTNNGGIMNKILSLDIFVVLGRLTYGAYLLNPVIILLAYSLNYYVFCFNMATFGIYGVTMIVCSFCASILLFAAIEMPFISLLRLYISARRRTKEACSNKLI; encoded by the exons ATGAAGTGCAGAAGAATTTCGTGGATATGGTTATCCCTTTTATCATTAACAAGCTTTTACGTGTCAATACAAGCGACCACGCTAGACCCAGTGACCATGAGGCAGGTACTTCCGGTGTACGCGGTTTTGGAAAATGCTGATCTTCTAAATTCCAGCAGATGTCAGACCCAGATAGATGAATTTCGAAATGCGGTGGATAACCAGATACTTTGGGCTCTAAGAG CGTTGGATACCAGTGGCGTACCATCCGGAGGTTTTGTCATCGGGAATAATCATTGGTTAGGAGACCAAGAAAGTTGCAAACTTTTCTCTGAAAATCGGACGGCATTTCTATCGGAGAAAATACGAAAGAACAATTCGATATACCGGAACCCGAATGAAGAGTATTCATCCTTTgagtttcgtttctttattgcACGTGCGCGGCACAATAGCACTGTGCAATATCATGTAGAAGTGGAAGACGAA GATTTGGTCACGCTTGGACTTTGCTTACCGGCGTCCTGCAGCATAGGCGATGTTGCCACTATGCTTGATAAAGTATTTCGTAATGAGACACTTTTCATTGGTAAACTTTTTAGTATACATTTCAAGTTGATCGAAGTCTCCGATTTGGTGGATGATCATCAATGGCTACACTCTGCGAAAATGATTTCCATCAT AGGAGTTTTGCTATCATTGTGTGCTACCGTAATAGCGGCCACATTATACGACGTTTTCGTCCATCGCAAGcgtttaaataaagaaagaggAAGGCTTATATCTATTG AACTGGAGAACGTTAGGGAAGAGAAACAGGAAACCGACAACGAAAAACCGGCACCCCCCGAATCGGCGAAGCGGAATCGTATAGGTCAACACCTTCTGTGCTTTTCATTTCTTACCAATGTGAAGGAAATATTTAAGCGGGAAAAGAGTGAAGATAAACTACGCTTATTCTACGGTTTGAAAACGTTAACAATGGTATGGATTATTCTGGGGCACTTATTATTCTTCGGATTTCATGTTATGA GTAACACATGGCTTGTATATACAATGGACGACAATATACTCTCACAAATCATAAGCAACTTCACATTATCGGTGGATGCATTTTTTTTTATGAGTGGTTTTCTGTTGTCATATACATTTCTGAAGGAACGACAAAAATATCACGGAATCCCGACTATAGCAAAAAGGATGAACGAATTTTTTCAAAAGATTGTCAAACGATATATAAG GCTTACACCTGCATATTTCGTTGTTATGTTGATAACGATATTGAATTTTACCTGGGACGATCATGTCTCATTACTTCTTACCTTCGAGCATCCACATACAAAGTGTTCCAAATATTGGTGGACTAACATACTTTACATCAACAACTTCTATAGGTGGGATGAGCTA TGTCTCACATGGAGTTGGTACTTGCCCAATGATATGCAGTTCTTCGTATTTGGCAGTTTTCTTCTAACTTTATCGATCAC GCATTACAATATTGCCGTGGGTATAGGCGTTGTTACGCTAGTTTCATCGATAGGATCACTATTTTATACGGGATACACTCTTAATTACCAGCCTAC ATTGGACGAACAATATAAGACGCTGACATACTTTTATATACGACCGTGGTGTAGAATACCGCCATATCTCATAGGAATGGCCACATGTCAACTTCTTTCAAAATGGAATTACAAATTGCATTTATCAAAA AAAAGCTTAATCGTTGGTTGGTCTTTGGCAATTCTATGTAATTGTTCGATTCTCTTCGGACTCACGAACAAGAACATATCCTTAGATTTATCCGTTCTTTATTTGGCCCTCAGTAGAACAGGCTGGGCATTAGGCATTGCCTGGCTCGTAGTTGCATGCACTACGAATAATGGCG GTATCATGAACAAAATCTTATCGCTAGATATTTTCGTCGTTTTGGGCAGATTAACATATGGTGCTTATCTCCTTAACCCTGTTATTATACTTTTGGCTTACTCTTTAAATTACTATGTTTTCTGCTTTAATATGGCCACGTTT GGCATTTACGGCGTTACAATGATTGTTTGTAGTTTTTGTGCTTCCATTCTGTTATTCGCAGCAATCGAAATGCCGTTTATATCACTTCTGCGATTGTATATTAGTGCacgaa
- the LOC125384606 gene encoding nose resistant to fluoxetine protein 6-like isoform X2 has product MLDKVFRNETLFIGKLFSIHFKLIEVSDLVDDHQWLLSAKMISIIGVLLSLCATVIAATLYDVFVHRKRLNKEREKFTFDSNNAIALNNGIDEKCETNYEKPGRPESGQQNRISQHLLCFSFLTNIEEIFKPEKGDDNLRVFYGLKTLTIAWIILGHALTYAFHILSNKWLVYIETEELLMQVISNFTFSVDAFFFMSGFLLSYTFLKERRKYQGIPPIAKRMNEFFQRIVKRYIRLTPAYFVVILIAILNFTWHHHVSALLPIEHPNTKCSKYWWTNILYINNFYRWDELCLTWSWYLPNDMQFFVFGSFLLTLSITHYNIAVGIGIVTLVSSIGSLVYTGYTLNYQPTFDKQYKTLTYLYIRPWCRIPPYLIGMATCHLLTKWNYKLHLSKKSLIVGWSLAILCNCSILLGVTKKNISLGLSVLYLALSRTGWALGIAWLVVACTTNHGGIVNKILSLDIFVPLSKLTYGAYLVNCIITLSLHSLDNYSLFMHHTIFSYTAITMIICSFTAAIVLSATVEMPFISLVRLYNNPPRMK; this is encoded by the exons ATGCTTGATAAAGTATTTCGTAATGAGACACTTTTCATTGGAAAACTTTTTAGTATACACTTCAAGTTGATCGAAGTCTCCGATTTGGTGGATGATCATCAATGGCTACTCTCTGCGAAAATGATTTCCATCAT AGGAGTTTTGCTATCCTTGTGTGCTACCGTAATAGCGGCCACATTATACGACGTTTTCGTCCATCGCAAGCGTTTAAataaagaaagggaaaagtTTACGTTCGACAGTAACAACGCGATAG CACTGAACAACGGAATAGATGAGAAATGCGAAACCAACTACGAGAAACCGGGACGCCCCGAGTCGGGGCAGCAGAATCGTATCAGCCAACACCTTCTGTGTTTTTCATTTCTCACCAATATAGAGGAAATATTTAAACCGGAGAAGGGTGATGATAATCTGCGAGTATTCTACGGCTTGAAAACGTTGACAATAGCATGGATTATTCTGGGGCACGCATTGACCTACGCATTTCATATACTGA GTAACAAATGGCTTGTATATATAGAGACTGAAGAACTACTCATGCAAGTCATAAGCAACTTCACATTTTCAGTGGATGCATTTTTCTTTATGAGTGGTTTTCTTTTGTCATATACATTTCTGAAGGAACGACGAAAATATCAGGGAATCCCGCCTATAGCAAAAAGGATGAACGAATTTTTTCAAAGGATTGTCAAACGatatataag GCTTACACCTGCATATTTCGTCGTTATATTGATAGCGATATTGAATTTTACCTGGCATCATCATGTCTCAGCACTTCTTCCTATTGAACATCCAAATACTAAGTGTTCCAAATATTGGTGGACTAACATACTTTACATCAACAACTTCTATAGGTGGGATGAGCTA TGTCTCACATGGAGTTGGTACTTGCCCAATGATATGCAGTTCTTCGTATTTGGCAGTTTTCTTCTAACTTTATCCATCAC GCATTACAATATTGCCGTGGGTATAGGCATTGTTACGCTAGTTTCATCGATAGGATCACTAGTTTATACGGGATACACTCTTAATTACCAGCCTAC ATTTGACAAACAATATAAGACGTTGACATACTTGTATATACGACCATGGTGTAGAATACCACCATATCTCATAGGAATGGCCACATGTCACCTTCTTACAAAATGGAATTACAAATTGCATTTATCAAAA AAAAGCTTAATCGTCGGTTGGTCCTTGGCAATTTTATGTAATTGTTCGATTCTCCTCGGAGTCACGAAAAAGAACATATCCTTAGGTTTATCCGTTCTTTATTTGGCCCTCAGTAGAACAGGCTGGGCATTAGGCATTGCCTGGCTCGTAGTTGCATGCACTACGAATCATGGCG GCATCGTGAACAAAATCTTATCGCTGGATATTTTCGTCCCTTTAAGTAAATTAACGTATGGTGCTTATCTCGTAAATTGTATTATCACTCTTTCGTTACATTCGTTAGATAATTATTCTCTCTTCATGCATCACACCATTTTT AGCTACACTGCCATTACAATGATTATCTGCAGTTTCACTGCTGCTATTGTCCTATCCGCAACAGTCGAAATGCCGTTTATATCACTAGTCCGATTGTACAATAATCCACCAAGAATGAAATAA
- the LOC125384606 gene encoding nose resistant to fluoxetine protein 6-like isoform X1 has translation MQYGKFSSWIWLSLLSLTTIYVSTQATTLDPVTMRQVFPAYAVLENADLLNSSRCRTQIDEFRNAVDNQILWALRALDTSGIPSGGFVIGNNHWLGDQKSCKLFSENRTAFLSEKIRKNNSIYRNPNEEYSSFEFRFFIARARHNSTVQYHIEVEDEDLITLGLCLPASCSIGDVATMLDKVFRNETLFIGKLFSIHFKLIEVSDLVDDHQWLLSAKMISIIGVLLSLCATVIAATLYDVFVHRKRLNKEREKFTFDSNNAIALNNGIDEKCETNYEKPGRPESGQQNRISQHLLCFSFLTNIEEIFKPEKGDDNLRVFYGLKTLTIAWIILGHALTYAFHILSNKWLVYIETEELLMQVISNFTFSVDAFFFMSGFLLSYTFLKERRKYQGIPPIAKRMNEFFQRIVKRYIRLTPAYFVVILIAILNFTWHHHVSALLPIEHPNTKCSKYWWTNILYINNFYRWDELCLTWSWYLPNDMQFFVFGSFLLTLSITHYNIAVGIGIVTLVSSIGSLVYTGYTLNYQPTFDKQYKTLTYLYIRPWCRIPPYLIGMATCHLLTKWNYKLHLSKKSLIVGWSLAILCNCSILLGVTKKNISLGLSVLYLALSRTGWALGIAWLVVACTTNHGGIVNKILSLDIFVPLSKLTYGAYLVNCIITLSLHSLDNYSLFMHHTIFSYTAITMIICSFTAAIVLSATVEMPFISLVRLYNNPPRMK, from the exons ATGCAGTATGGAAAATTTTCGTCGTGGATATGGTTATCCCTTTTATCATTAACAACGATTTACGTGTCGACCCAAGCGACCACGCTAGACCCAGTGACCATGAGACAGGTATTTCCAGCGTACGCGGTTTTGGAAAATGCTGATCTTCTAAATTCCAGCAGATGTCGGACCCAGATAGATGAATTTCGAAATGCGGTGGATAACCAGATACTTTGGGCTCTAAGAG CGTTGGATACCAGTGGCATACCATCCGGAGGTTTTGTCATCGGGAATAATCATTGGTTAGGAGACCAAAAAAGTTGCAAACTTTTCTCTGAAAATCGGACGGCATTTCTATCGGAGAAAATACGAAAGAACAATTCGATATACCGGAACCCGAATGAAGAGTATTCATCTTTTgagtttcgtttctttattgcACGTGCGCGACACAATAGCACTGTGCAATATCATATAGAAGTGGAAGACGAA GACTTGATCACGCTTGGACTTTGCTTACCGGCATCCTGCAGCATAGGCGATGTTGCCACTATGCTTGATAAAGTATTTCGTAATGAGACACTTTTCATTGGAAAACTTTTTAGTATACACTTCAAGTTGATCGAAGTCTCCGATTTGGTGGATGATCATCAATGGCTACTCTCTGCGAAAATGATTTCCATCAT AGGAGTTTTGCTATCCTTGTGTGCTACCGTAATAGCGGCCACATTATACGACGTTTTCGTCCATCGCAAGCGTTTAAataaagaaagggaaaagtTTACGTTCGACAGTAACAACGCGATAG CACTGAACAACGGAATAGATGAGAAATGCGAAACCAACTACGAGAAACCGGGACGCCCCGAGTCGGGGCAGCAGAATCGTATCAGCCAACACCTTCTGTGTTTTTCATTTCTCACCAATATAGAGGAAATATTTAAACCGGAGAAGGGTGATGATAATCTGCGAGTATTCTACGGCTTGAAAACGTTGACAATAGCATGGATTATTCTGGGGCACGCATTGACCTACGCATTTCATATACTGA GTAACAAATGGCTTGTATATATAGAGACTGAAGAACTACTCATGCAAGTCATAAGCAACTTCACATTTTCAGTGGATGCATTTTTCTTTATGAGTGGTTTTCTTTTGTCATATACATTTCTGAAGGAACGACGAAAATATCAGGGAATCCCGCCTATAGCAAAAAGGATGAACGAATTTTTTCAAAGGATTGTCAAACGatatataag GCTTACACCTGCATATTTCGTCGTTATATTGATAGCGATATTGAATTTTACCTGGCATCATCATGTCTCAGCACTTCTTCCTATTGAACATCCAAATACTAAGTGTTCCAAATATTGGTGGACTAACATACTTTACATCAACAACTTCTATAGGTGGGATGAGCTA TGTCTCACATGGAGTTGGTACTTGCCCAATGATATGCAGTTCTTCGTATTTGGCAGTTTTCTTCTAACTTTATCCATCAC GCATTACAATATTGCCGTGGGTATAGGCATTGTTACGCTAGTTTCATCGATAGGATCACTAGTTTATACGGGATACACTCTTAATTACCAGCCTAC ATTTGACAAACAATATAAGACGTTGACATACTTGTATATACGACCATGGTGTAGAATACCACCATATCTCATAGGAATGGCCACATGTCACCTTCTTACAAAATGGAATTACAAATTGCATTTATCAAAA AAAAGCTTAATCGTCGGTTGGTCCTTGGCAATTTTATGTAATTGTTCGATTCTCCTCGGAGTCACGAAAAAGAACATATCCTTAGGTTTATCCGTTCTTTATTTGGCCCTCAGTAGAACAGGCTGGGCATTAGGCATTGCCTGGCTCGTAGTTGCATGCACTACGAATCATGGCG GCATCGTGAACAAAATCTTATCGCTGGATATTTTCGTCCCTTTAAGTAAATTAACGTATGGTGCTTATCTCGTAAATTGTATTATCACTCTTTCGTTACATTCGTTAGATAATTATTCTCTCTTCATGCATCACACCATTTTT AGCTACACTGCCATTACAATGATTATCTGCAGTTTCACTGCTGCTATTGTCCTATCCGCAACAGTCGAAATGCCGTTTATATCACTAGTCCGATTGTACAATAATCCACCAAGAATGAAATAA